A genomic window from Vanessa atalanta chromosome 7, ilVanAtal1.2, whole genome shotgun sequence includes:
- the LOC125065478 gene encoding transmembrane protein 138-like, with product MKLSTPRYTFCLISQLTFMFCDLIFNCVSLFPKSRDGLLVLFIFQDLFLILSITTMLMTFFTTYLFQAGLVEVLIRKFRAAGSVIMAYVAASIILHAVWLLEKWGDPESVSTPMLIVLFTLQRCLSPWYYFFYKRAALRVSDPRFYEDIDWINQQLQSH from the exons atgaaattatcaaCGCCAAGATACACATTTTGTTTAATCAGTCAATTGACGTTTATGTTTTgtgatcttatatttaattgcgTGAGTTTATTTccaaagagtcgagatggcttactggttttatttat ATTTCAggatttatttcttatactgTCCATTACTACAATGCTTATGACATTTTTcacaacatatttatttcaa GCTGGCTTAGTAGAAGTTCTAATACGCAAGTTTCGCGCAGCAGGCTCCGTTATAATGGCATATGTAGCAGCTAGCATAATTCTACACGCAGTTTGGCTTTTGGAAAAATGGGGTGATCCGGAGTCCGTCTCCACACCCATGCTCATTGTTCTTTTTACTTTACAAAGATGCT TGTCACCATGGTATTACTTTTTCTACAAACGAGCAGCACTACGAGTCAGCGACCCACGTTTTTATGAAGATATAGATTGGATAAACCAACAGTTACAATCTCATTAA
- the LOC125065476 gene encoding uncharacterized protein LOC125065476 isoform X1 has protein sequence MTTELCGEDVIVRLSSPQIISTETIVAASTAGNGGTGGAGSSGTRVQAGGVELGRRLLLAARAGDTGAVLDLMAKGAPFTTDWLGTSPLHLAAANNHVETCAVLLRAGVSRDSRTKVERTPLHLAAHAGHARVVALLLDHGAMVDCRDMLRMTPLHWAAARGHAGAARELLRRGADARARCKFRKTPRCLAARRRRADLLALLDAAEAGAPPDPPPDQMTDETSKMEQGFETIQRTQDIKPLTKVRIQPEKTIIIESKTEPVPSSMCGGATSGAAGAGGAGGAEGGAAALLRAHGITLLPADRGCTVLTALRSGRTVMLSDAGKLMLKESGDGGPSTEPRIVANDTIASSTGNATIDETSSAMDIINTSAAVGAGGADNAGGAGGAGGALVRAVRTMRPARNVKVVTINKPQQPLKKIIHPSDLQQVKLVQVSGAEGARPRPALKLLLNKANLQRLLASAEPARRAAAAGSQPVAQLPTEPVSMETEEAGAAEAEAGTESERSLRAQLLAAHAAIANMAAELRVCRAKLAHYEKERPQ, from the exons ATGACAACAGAACTCTGTGGCGAAGACGTTATTGTGCGCTTATCATCACCTCAAATTATATCT aCAGAGACAATCGTAGCAGCTTCTACAGCCGGTAATGGCGGGACAGGTGGAGCGGGCAGCTCGGGCACGCGCGTGCAGGCGGGCGGGGTGGAGCTGGGCCGACGTTTGCTGCTGGCGGCGCGGGCCGGCGACACCGGCGCTGTGCTCGACCTCATGGCAAAGGGCGCGCCTTTTACTACAGACTGG CTTGGCACGTCGCCGCTCCACCTGGCGGCCGCCAACAACCACGTGGAGACGTGCGCCGTGCTGCTGCGCGCCGGCGTCAGCCGCGACTCGCGCACCAAGGTGGAGCGCACGCCGCTGCATCTCGCCGCGCACGCCGGCCACGCGCGCGTCGTGGCGCTGCTGCTCGACCACGGCGCCATGGTGGACTGTCG GGACATGCTGCGCATGACGCCGCTGCActgggcggcggcgcgcgggcacgcgggcgcggcgcgcgaGCTGCTGCGGCGCGGGGCCGACGCGCGCGCGCGCTGCAAGTTCCGCAAGACGCCGCGCTGCCtggccgcgcgccgccgccgcgccgacCTGCTGGCGCTGCTGGACGCGGCCGAGGCGGGCGCGCCGCCCGACCCGCCGCCCG atcaAATGACAGATGAAACTTCGAAAATGGAACAAGGTTTTGAAACTATTCAAA GAACGCAAGATATCAAACCACTAACTAAAGTCAGAATACAACcagaaaaaactataattatcgAGTCAAAAACAGAG CCCGTCCCGAGCTCGATGTGCGGCGGCGCGACATCCGGCGCGGCGGGagcgggcggcgcggggggcgcggagggcggcgcggcggcgctgCTGCGCGCGCACGGCATCACGCTGCTGCCGGCCGACCGCGGCTGCACCGTGCTCACGGCCCTGCGCAGTGGCCGCACCGTCATGCTCTCCG ATGCCGGTAAGCTAATGTTGAAGGAGAGCGGCGACGGCGGTCCCTCTACTGAACCTCGGATCGTCGCCAACGATACGATAGCGAGCTCGACCGGCAACGCGACTATCGACGAAACCAGCTCTGCGATGGATATCATAAACACGAGTGCTGCGGTCGGTGCGGGTGGTGCGGATAatgcgggcggcgcgggcggcgccggCGGAGCGCTGGTGCGCGCGGTGAGGACGATGCGACCCGCGAGGAACGTCAAAGTGGTAACGATTAACAAGCCTCAGCAACCACTCAAGAAGATCATTCATCCGAGTGACCTGCAG CAGGTGAAGCTCGTGCAGGTGTCGGGCGCGGAGGGCGCGCGGCCGCGGCCGGCGCTCAAGCTGCTGCTGAACAAGGCCAACCTGCAGCGCCTGCTCGCCTCCGCCGAGCCCGCGCGACGAGCCGCAGCTGCCGGCTCGCAG CCGGTAGCACAGCTTCCGACCGAGCCCGTGAGCATGGAGACGGAGGAGGCGGGCGCCGCGGAGGCGGAGGCGGGCACGGAGTCGGAGCGCAGCCTGCGCGCGCAGCTGCTGGCCGCGCACGCAGCCATCGCCAACATGGCGGCCGAGCTGCGCGTGTGTCGCGCTAAGCTCGCACACTACGAAAAGGAGCGACCACAGTGA
- the LOC125065477 gene encoding NKAP family protein CG6066, with the protein MAGDYEKTRRRSTERHRSRSRDRYRSRDRDKRERKRDHSNDRYRNSSRERKHSIERHTKDKRRSSSSDNNRDVGGEREKKYRHRDDDTDYSRNRERAQNRDRGRSSYKEFTGGGLGGGLGSGEQAPRGRYKPQEEEFLDARREERERIGEVGVSSVWGKSPTRADSEEELQENNSEKGKEKKKSKKSKDKDGTKKKLKKLKKKLKKVKKARKKAKKKSKSSSSDSSSSSEEELWVEKGKEHEVEATTTKSSKSKKHDEELASEAYGPVPRVGPALGHKDFGRALLPGEGAAMAAYVAEGKRIPRRGEIGLTSDEIAAYESVGYVMSGSRHRRMEAVRIRKENQIYSADEKRALAAFSKEERAKRENAILAQFRDVLQARSQRRDAT; encoded by the exons ATGGCAGGAGATTACGAAAAAACTCGACGTCGTAGTACTGAGAGACATCGAAGTCGCAGTCGAGATAGATACAGAAGCCGAGATCGTGATAAACGAGAACGAAAAAGAGATCACAGCAATGATCGGTATAGGAACAGCAGCAGAGAACGCAAACACAGTATTGAACGGCATACTAAAGATAAACGCAGGAGTAGCAGCAGTGACAATAACAGAGATGTCGGCGGTGAAAGAGAGAAAAAATATCGTCATAGGGATGATGACACGGATTACTCAAGGAATCGTGAGAGAGCGCAAAATCGAGATCGCGGTCGGAGCTCCTACAAAGAATTTACAGGCGGTGGACTAGGAGGAG GGTTAGGTAGCGGTGAACAGGCTCCCCGCGGTCGATACAAACCCCAGGAGGAAGAATTCCTCGATGCGAGGAGAGAAGAAAGAGAGAGAATAGGTGAAGTTGGGGTGTCTTCAGTTTGGGGAAAGTCTCCAACTAGGGCTGA CTCTGAAGAAGAACTACAAGAAAATAATTCAGAAAAAGGCaaggaaaagaaaaaaagtaagaAATCCAAAGACAAAGATGGTACAAAAAAAAAGCTCAAGAAATTAAAGAAGAAACTAAAGAAAGTAAAGAAAGCAAGAAAAAAAGCtaagaaaaaatctaaaagTTCAAGTAGTGACAGCAGCTCTAGCAGTGAGGAGGAGTTGTGGGTGGAAAAAGGAA AAGAGCATGAAGTTGAAGCTACAACCacaaaatcatcaaaatcaaaGAAACATGATGAAGAACTAGCATCGGAAGCATATGGACCAGTGCCTCGAGTTGGGCCAGCTTTAGGACACAAAGATTTTGGGCGAGCTTTGCTGCCTGGAGAAGGAGCTGCAATGGCAGCCTATGTCGCTGAAGGTAAACGTATTCCAAGAAGAGGTGAAATCGGACTGACTTCAGATGAAATAGCAGCATATGAATCCGTGGGATATGTAATGAGTGGAAGCAG GCATCGACGTATGGAAGCAGTACGTATACGCAAAGAGAACCAGATCTACTCAGCCGACGAGAAGCGAGCGCTTGCTGCCTTCAGCAAGGAGGAACGTGCCAAGCGGGAGAACGCGATACTCGCGCAGTTTCGCGACGTGCTGCAGGCGCGCTCGCAGCGTCGGGACGCCACGTAG
- the LOC125065476 gene encoding uncharacterized protein LOC125065476 isoform X2, which translates to MTTELCGEDVIVRLSSPQIISTETIVAASTAGNGGTGGAGSSGTRVQAGGVELGRRLLLAARAGDTGAVLDLMAKGAPFTTDWLGTSPLHLAAANNHVETCAVLLRAGVSRDSRTKVERTPLHLAAHAGHARVVALLLDHGAMVDCRDMLRMTPLHWAAARGHAGAARELLRRGADARARCKFRKTPRCLAARRRRADLLALLDAAEAGAPPDPPPDQMTDETSKMEQGFETIQRTQDIKPLTKVRIQPEKTIIIESKTEPVPSSMCGGATSGAAGAGGAGGAEGGAAALLRAHGITLLPADRGCTVLTALRSGRTVMLSDAGKLMLKESGDGGPSTEPRIVANDTIASSTGNATIDETSSAMDIINTSAAVGAGGADNAGGAGGAGGALVRAVRTMRPARNVKVVTINKPQQPLKKIIHPSDLQVKLVQVSGAEGARPRPALKLLLNKANLQRLLASAEPARRAAAAGSQPVAQLPTEPVSMETEEAGAAEAEAGTESERSLRAQLLAAHAAIANMAAELRVCRAKLAHYEKERPQ; encoded by the exons ATGACAACAGAACTCTGTGGCGAAGACGTTATTGTGCGCTTATCATCACCTCAAATTATATCT aCAGAGACAATCGTAGCAGCTTCTACAGCCGGTAATGGCGGGACAGGTGGAGCGGGCAGCTCGGGCACGCGCGTGCAGGCGGGCGGGGTGGAGCTGGGCCGACGTTTGCTGCTGGCGGCGCGGGCCGGCGACACCGGCGCTGTGCTCGACCTCATGGCAAAGGGCGCGCCTTTTACTACAGACTGG CTTGGCACGTCGCCGCTCCACCTGGCGGCCGCCAACAACCACGTGGAGACGTGCGCCGTGCTGCTGCGCGCCGGCGTCAGCCGCGACTCGCGCACCAAGGTGGAGCGCACGCCGCTGCATCTCGCCGCGCACGCCGGCCACGCGCGCGTCGTGGCGCTGCTGCTCGACCACGGCGCCATGGTGGACTGTCG GGACATGCTGCGCATGACGCCGCTGCActgggcggcggcgcgcgggcacgcgggcgcggcgcgcgaGCTGCTGCGGCGCGGGGCCGACGCGCGCGCGCGCTGCAAGTTCCGCAAGACGCCGCGCTGCCtggccgcgcgccgccgccgcgccgacCTGCTGGCGCTGCTGGACGCGGCCGAGGCGGGCGCGCCGCCCGACCCGCCGCCCG atcaAATGACAGATGAAACTTCGAAAATGGAACAAGGTTTTGAAACTATTCAAA GAACGCAAGATATCAAACCACTAACTAAAGTCAGAATACAACcagaaaaaactataattatcgAGTCAAAAACAGAG CCCGTCCCGAGCTCGATGTGCGGCGGCGCGACATCCGGCGCGGCGGGagcgggcggcgcggggggcgcggagggcggcgcggcggcgctgCTGCGCGCGCACGGCATCACGCTGCTGCCGGCCGACCGCGGCTGCACCGTGCTCACGGCCCTGCGCAGTGGCCGCACCGTCATGCTCTCCG ATGCCGGTAAGCTAATGTTGAAGGAGAGCGGCGACGGCGGTCCCTCTACTGAACCTCGGATCGTCGCCAACGATACGATAGCGAGCTCGACCGGCAACGCGACTATCGACGAAACCAGCTCTGCGATGGATATCATAAACACGAGTGCTGCGGTCGGTGCGGGTGGTGCGGATAatgcgggcggcgcgggcggcgccggCGGAGCGCTGGTGCGCGCGGTGAGGACGATGCGACCCGCGAGGAACGTCAAAGTGGTAACGATTAACAAGCCTCAGCAACCACTCAAGAAGATCATTCATCCGAGTGACCTGCAG GTGAAGCTCGTGCAGGTGTCGGGCGCGGAGGGCGCGCGGCCGCGGCCGGCGCTCAAGCTGCTGCTGAACAAGGCCAACCTGCAGCGCCTGCTCGCCTCCGCCGAGCCCGCGCGACGAGCCGCAGCTGCCGGCTCGCAG CCGGTAGCACAGCTTCCGACCGAGCCCGTGAGCATGGAGACGGAGGAGGCGGGCGCCGCGGAGGCGGAGGCGGGCACGGAGTCGGAGCGCAGCCTGCGCGCGCAGCTGCTGGCCGCGCACGCAGCCATCGCCAACATGGCGGCCGAGCTGCGCGTGTGTCGCGCTAAGCTCGCACACTACGAAAAGGAGCGACCACAGTGA